Proteins encoded in a region of the Mucilaginibacter sabulilitoris genome:
- a CDS encoding 7TM diverse intracellular signaling domain-containing protein: MPVVYALRVRKIPYRLLSMFKLLLRSLISVTALALCSIINVCAQTTVPINDKVQQHIFEYKQIYWLEDTTGKLNFNQVKNLARSGNFKINQEPTPVTRHPNSAYWYRLSIGKNTGTKNNWLLEFFDQTIDSIAVYSPVTQNSYSIAYLGSRHPFAARFYQHKNLSININPNANNDGVYYVRIRSNHSVNVIIVLRSVSRFISYALDEYFFFGVFYGMILVFGLYNLMMFIAMRQVQYLYYIAYNISIGLYEMCADGIAYQYMWPNLPGWNQYAYGIALFAASIFAVLFTQSLLNLKVNAPRLNKVISWVVILRSLYFAACISINNNLFNYKIIEFIPLSLAFYAGCYTLFTGYKPARFFVIGYAFLLVGFIIKTCIALNIWWLPVSEFDYYSLSFCFIMEMLFISFAIGDKVRILKNEKDDAQGHMIMQMRQNEELKDTLNKRLEGQVRERTRELVEKSSMIAEQNEELKSVNELLQQQAEEISRMNVLLEKDNIILHNDIEKVTHDRVMSAEVDFEEFSKIYPDRETCFKFLSDLKWEHGYACRKCGNTHYGGGHLPYSRRCSKCGYEESVIAYTILQNTRIPINKAFYIIFLMYSTKGKISSHKLSEILSIRQSTCWAYSSRIKKVMESRKKEIRDAGTKGWSKLVIDYTAN; this comes from the coding sequence GTGCCTGTAGTATATGCACTACGGGTGCGGAAGATCCCTTACCGGCTTTTGAGCATGTTTAAACTTTTACTGAGATCCCTAATATCCGTTACGGCACTTGCTTTGTGTTCAATTATAAACGTATGCGCGCAAACTACAGTACCTATAAATGATAAGGTTCAACAACATATATTTGAATACAAACAAATTTACTGGCTGGAAGATACTACCGGTAAACTCAACTTTAACCAGGTAAAGAACCTTGCCCGGAGCGGCAATTTTAAAATTAACCAGGAACCAACGCCGGTAACGCGTCACCCCAATTCGGCTTATTGGTACCGCCTTAGCATCGGAAAAAATACCGGCACCAAAAACAACTGGCTGCTGGAGTTTTTTGATCAAACTATTGATAGTATTGCGGTTTACTCGCCCGTTACGCAAAATAGCTATTCGATAGCCTATCTGGGCAGCCGACACCCTTTTGCTGCGCGGTTTTATCAGCATAAAAACCTAAGTATTAACATTAATCCTAATGCCAATAATGATGGGGTATATTACGTACGTATCCGCTCAAACCACTCGGTAAATGTTATTATAGTATTGCGTTCGGTAAGTCGCTTTATCAGTTACGCGCTTGATGAGTACTTCTTTTTCGGGGTATTTTACGGCATGATACTGGTTTTCGGTCTCTATAATTTAATGATGTTTATTGCCATGCGGCAGGTACAATACCTGTATTACATCGCCTACAATATCAGTATTGGCCTGTATGAAATGTGCGCCGATGGCATTGCCTACCAATATATGTGGCCAAACCTTCCTGGCTGGAACCAATACGCTTACGGCATAGCACTGTTTGCCGCCAGTATTTTCGCCGTTCTGTTTACACAAAGCCTGCTTAACTTAAAGGTTAACGCGCCCCGTTTAAATAAAGTTATTAGCTGGGTAGTCATATTGCGCAGCTTATATTTTGCCGCCTGCATTTCTATTAATAACAATTTGTTCAATTATAAGATCATTGAATTTATACCCTTGTCACTGGCCTTTTATGCAGGCTGTTATACGCTGTTTACCGGGTATAAGCCAGCCCGCTTTTTTGTAATAGGATATGCTTTTTTACTGGTTGGCTTTATTATCAAAACCTGCATTGCCCTTAACATATGGTGGCTGCCCGTTTCCGAGTTTGATTACTACAGCTTGAGCTTTTGTTTTATAATGGAAATGCTGTTTATTTCATTTGCCATTGGCGATAAGGTGCGAATCCTGAAAAATGAAAAAGATGATGCGCAAGGGCACATGATTATGCAAATGAGGCAAAATGAAGAACTTAAAGATACTCTGAATAAACGCCTCGAAGGACAAGTACGCGAACGCACCAGGGAGCTGGTAGAAAAATCATCAATGATAGCCGAGCAGAATGAGGAATTAAAATCGGTTAACGAATTGCTGCAGCAACAGGCCGAAGAGATTTCGCGGATGAATGTATTACTTGAAAAGGATAATATCATTTTACATAACGACATTGAAAAAGTTACCCATGACAGGGTAATGTCGGCCGAAGTTGATTTTGAAGAGTTCAGTAAAATATATCCCGACCGCGAAACCTGTTTCAAGTTCCTGTCTGATCTTAAATGGGAACATGGCTATGCCTGCCGCAAATGCGGTAACACCCATTACGGAGGCGGGCATTTACCTTATAGCCGCAGGTGCTCCAAATGCGGTTATGAAGAGTCGGTAATAGCCTATACTATTTTACAAAACACCCGTATCCCTATTAACAAGGCCTTTTATATCATATTTTTGATGTACTCTACCAAAGGCAAAATATCGTCACATAAATTGTCTGAGATTTTATCTATTCGCCAAAGTACCTGTTGGGCATATAGTTCGCGTATTAAGAAGGTAATGGAAAGCCGCAAAAAGGAGATCAGGGACGCCGGCACTAAAGGATGGAGTAAACTGGTGATAGATTATACTGCAAATTAA
- a CDS encoding YciI family protein, whose protein sequence is MDEFVLLFRMDIITKDAQPSPEQLQVYMKQYHDWVGGIAAQNKFIGGTGLSTEGRVLKPHDIITDGPYAEIKESVAGYIMIKAKDFDEAVNLAKDCPMLKGEGNSVEVRKITGSHNKD, encoded by the coding sequence ATGGACGAGTTCGTATTATTGTTCCGCATGGACATTATAACTAAAGATGCGCAGCCTTCTCCTGAACAACTACAGGTGTATATGAAACAGTATCATGACTGGGTTGGCGGCATTGCAGCTCAAAACAAATTTATTGGAGGCACCGGGCTATCAACCGAGGGCCGGGTTTTAAAACCGCACGATATAATAACCGATGGCCCTTATGCCGAGATCAAAGAATCGGTAGCCGGCTATATCATGATAAAAGCCAAAGACTTTGACGAAGCTGTAAACCTGGCTAAAGACTGCCCCATGTTAAAAGGCGAAGGTAACAGCGTTGAAGTACGAAAAATTACCGGGTCGCATAATAAAGATTAA
- a CDS encoding dihydrofolate reductase family protein has translation MRKLTAFNFITLNGYYKGANGDISWHVHNAHNQDTEESNLAEKGANSGNILLFGRVTYQMMASYWPTRQAIASSPVVAEGMNKADKIVFSKTLQKADWNNTILINGNLVEEVRKLKQQQGNNITILGSGSVITQLAEAGLIDEYQFMVDPVAIGRGTPIFHNINHPLNLKLTQAKTFKSGAVVLSYQAV, from the coding sequence ATGAGAAAATTAACAGCATTTAACTTTATAACCCTTAACGGTTATTATAAAGGGGCCAACGGCGATATCAGCTGGCATGTGCACAATGCCCATAATCAGGATACCGAGGAGAGCAATCTTGCCGAGAAAGGCGCCAACTCAGGCAATATCTTGTTGTTTGGGCGCGTAACCTACCAAATGATGGCCAGCTACTGGCCAACCCGGCAGGCCATTGCAAGTTCACCGGTTGTAGCCGAGGGAATGAATAAAGCCGATAAAATAGTTTTTTCAAAAACCTTGCAAAAGGCCGATTGGAACAACACAATACTGATCAATGGTAATCTGGTAGAAGAGGTAAGAAAATTGAAACAACAACAGGGAAACAACATTACCATACTGGGCAGCGGAAGTGTTATAACCCAACTGGCTGAAGCGGGACTGATTGACGAATACCAATTCATGGTGGATCCTGTTGCTATAGGTCGTGGTACGCCAATATTTCATAATATTAACCACCCCCTGAATTTAAAGCTTACCCAAGCCAAAACTTTTAAAAGCGGTGCTGTGGTGCTTAGCTATCAGGCAGTTTAA
- the modA gene encoding molybdate ABC transporter substrate-binding protein encodes MNKKRLVFLSLAIVLLHGTIMAQNIRVAAAANLQSVIEVLQKDFKQKTGIVIEPIIGSSGKLVAQISNGAPFDVFLSADVDFPETLFKNGFAVKKPVVYAAGSLIICSSQNIGFDNWQRTLMTAKVKKIAIANPATAPYGKAATQLLQHKGILNEIKSKIVYGESIAQVNTYITAGVADIGFTTQALVKESDSKTKLYYKVINPKEYLPILQGMVLLKHAENNLDAEKFYQYILSPAARKIFVAYGYYIPSKGIE; translated from the coding sequence ATGAATAAAAAACGGCTTGTATTTTTATCGCTTGCAATTGTTTTGCTGCATGGTACTATAATGGCGCAAAATATCAGGGTTGCAGCGGCTGCCAACTTGCAATCGGTAATAGAAGTTTTGCAAAAGGATTTTAAACAGAAAACCGGTATTGTGATCGAGCCCATTATTGGTTCATCGGGTAAGCTGGTAGCCCAGATCAGTAACGGTGCTCCTTTTGATGTATTCTTATCTGCCGATGTGGATTTTCCGGAAACGTTGTTTAAAAATGGCTTCGCCGTAAAAAAGCCGGTGGTGTATGCTGCCGGGAGCCTGATTATTTGCAGCTCGCAAAATATTGGGTTTGATAACTGGCAACGCACATTAATGACCGCCAAGGTTAAAAAAATAGCCATAGCCAATCCGGCCACTGCTCCTTATGGGAAAGCCGCTACACAATTGCTGCAACACAAAGGCATTTTAAATGAGATAAAATCTAAAATTGTTTATGGTGAGAGTATAGCCCAGGTAAATACATATATCACTGCCGGTGTTGCTGATATTGGTTTTACTACCCAGGCGTTGGTAAAAGAGAGCGATAGTAAAACTAAATTATATTACAAAGTTATTAACCCTAAAGAGTACCTGCCTATATTACAGGGAATGGTGTTGCTCAAACATGCTGAAAACAACCTGGATGCCGAAAAATTTTACCAATACATTTTAAGTCCTGCTGCCCGGAAAATTTTTGTAGCCTACGGTTATTATATTCCGTCAAAAGGTATTGAATAA
- a CDS encoding RNA polymerase sigma factor translates to MENGELIPHLFRTEYRKIVAVLCKRFGFEQIEVAEDITSDTFLTAAQGWGIGGIPPNPVAWLYNVAKNKAKNHLQRGHVFDSKVVPELVHDLIDIPEIDLSPQNINDSQLQMMFAICNPVISPEAQIGLSLRILCGFGIEEIADAFLSNKETINKRLFRAKEKLREGEVKFEIPNKAEIDERLTSVLTTIYLLFNEGYYSVSQNKTLRKDLCLEAMRLCTMLVENESTNKPQVNALLSLMCFHASRFDARLDNNGEPILYEEQDTDLWNTDLISKGGYFLNRATSGDKLSRYHLEAGIAYWNTQKADTQEKWENILQFYNHLLQIEYSPIAALNRTYALSKANGKSAAIMEAEKLNLSSNHFYFMLLGELYTGINNDQAIVNFNKALALAKTPADKQAIQKKIDKLY, encoded by the coding sequence ATGGAAAACGGCGAGCTTATACCACATCTGTTCCGGACCGAGTACCGGAAAATTGTAGCTGTGCTTTGCAAACGCTTCGGTTTTGAGCAGATAGAGGTTGCTGAAGATATTACCAGCGACACATTCCTTACAGCAGCACAAGGCTGGGGCATAGGTGGTATTCCGCCCAATCCTGTTGCCTGGCTTTATAATGTTGCCAAAAACAAAGCCAAAAACCATTTACAACGCGGGCATGTTTTTGACAGCAAGGTTGTTCCTGAATTAGTGCATGACCTTATTGATATACCAGAGATTGACCTGTCGCCTCAAAACATTAACGACAGTCAGTTACAAATGATGTTTGCCATTTGCAACCCCGTTATTTCCCCTGAGGCGCAAATTGGGCTGTCGCTCCGCATACTTTGCGGTTTTGGTATTGAAGAAATTGCCGACGCGTTTTTAAGCAATAAAGAAACCATTAACAAACGCCTTTTCCGTGCAAAAGAAAAACTCAGAGAGGGCGAAGTAAAGTTTGAAATTCCCAATAAAGCCGAAATTGATGAGCGGCTAACATCTGTGTTAACAACTATTTACCTGTTATTCAATGAGGGCTATTATTCGGTAAGCCAAAACAAAACCCTTCGCAAGGATCTTTGCCTCGAGGCGATGCGCTTGTGCACCATGCTGGTTGAAAATGAAAGCACCAACAAACCACAGGTAAACGCGCTGCTTTCGCTCATGTGTTTTCATGCCTCCCGGTTTGATGCCCGGCTTGACAATAACGGAGAACCCATTTTATATGAAGAGCAGGACACCGATCTGTGGAATACCGACCTGATTAGTAAAGGTGGATATTTTTTAAACCGCGCCACCAGCGGCGATAAACTATCCCGGTACCATCTGGAGGCAGGCATTGCTTACTGGAACACGCAAAAGGCTGATACCCAAGAAAAATGGGAGAATATACTACAGTTTTACAATCATTTATTACAGATAGAATATTCGCCCATAGCGGCTCTTAACCGAACTTATGCGCTTTCAAAGGCCAACGGAAAATCCGCGGCTATCATGGAAGCAGAGAAACTAAACCTCTCAAGCAATCACTTCTATTTTATGCTGCTTGGCGAACTCTATACCGGTATTAATAATGATCAGGCCATCGTTAATTTTAACAAAGCACTCGCACTGGCCAAAACTCCGGCCGATAAGCAGGCCATTCAAAAGAAGATCGATAAGCTTTATTAA
- a CDS encoding ATP-binding cassette domain-containing protein: MISVTIEKKLRAYHGQQVLQVNRQFASGSITKIHGPSGAGKTTFLKIIAGLIIPEKGTIIADGIMWFNADTKINIPAQKRNTGFVFQQYALFPNMTIRQHLAYATKDEQWIKRLLLLGKLDTLEHQKPEHLSGGQQQRLAILRALATKPKLVLMDEPFSALDLKMKTELVAELKVVLKELDTTTLIVSHNPQELAGWADEEMIF, from the coding sequence ATGATCAGCGTAACTATTGAAAAAAAATTGAGGGCCTATCACGGGCAACAGGTATTGCAAGTAAACCGGCAATTTGCAAGCGGCAGCATTACCAAAATTCATGGCCCATCGGGAGCAGGAAAGACCACTTTTTTAAAGATCATAGCGGGTCTTATTATTCCGGAAAAAGGCACCATAATAGCCGATGGGATTATGTGGTTTAATGCCGATACAAAAATTAACATACCCGCTCAAAAAAGAAACACCGGCTTTGTTTTTCAGCAATATGCACTGTTCCCGAACATGACTATCAGGCAGCATTTAGCCTATGCTACCAAAGATGAGCAGTGGATAAAACGGCTGTTGCTTTTAGGCAAGCTGGATACGCTTGAACATCAAAAACCAGAACACCTTTCGGGCGGGCAACAGCAGCGCCTGGCCATATTGCGGGCGCTGGCTACCAAACCTAAACTGGTTTTAATGGATGAACCGTTCTCGGCCCTCGACCTCAAAATGAAAACAGAGCTGGTTGCTGAATTAAAAGTTGTTTTAAAGGAACTGGATACAACCACGCTTATAGTAAGCCACAACCCACAGGAACTGGCGGGCTGGGCTGATGAAGAAATGATTTTTTGA
- a CDS encoding glycoside hydrolase family 97 protein, which translates to MRKLLFVVAVMLHTAVFVQAQEISSPDKNLTLKFELKDNGVPTYQLSYKQKEVIKSSKLGLETKDVPSFMDGFTVAKTEQNTFDESWNPVWGEQKSIRNHYNELLVTLTQKAVQDRMIRIRFRLFNDGLGFRYEFPSQKNLNYFIIKEEHTQFALTGDHKAFWLPGDFDTQEYETVTSNLSEIRDKMKAAVTPNVSQTTFSPTGVQTPLMLKSKDGLYINIHEAALIDYSCMSLNLDDKNFVLESFLTPDAIGDKGYLQAPTQSPWRTIVVSDKAADILASKLILNLNEPTKYKDVSWIKPVKYVGVWWEMITGKSTWAYTDLENVQLGITDYSKTTPNGKHGANTQHVKEYIDFAAKNGFDAVLVEGWNQGWEDWFGKTKDYVFDFVTPYPDFDVKELHRYAAEKGVKIIMHHETSGSVRNYERHLDTAYKFMVENGYNAVKSGYVGQIIPRGEHHYGQWLVNHYLYAITKAAEYKIMVNAHEAIRPTGLSRTYPNLIGNESARGTEYEAFGGNNPDHTTILPFTRLMGGPMDYTPGIFETQVSAYNPENKSFVHTTLVHQLALYVTMYSPLQMAADLPETYNKYMDAFQFIKDVAVDWDETYILEAEPGDYITIARKAKNKEEWYIGSITDENARTANITFEYLPKGKTYEATIYADGKNASYDKNPKSYAIRKVKVTSKTVLKQFIAPGGGAAISIK; encoded by the coding sequence ATGCGTAAACTTTTATTCGTTGTAGCAGTAATGCTTCATACTGCAGTTTTTGTACAAGCACAGGAAATATCATCACCTGATAAAAACCTCACTCTGAAATTTGAGCTTAAAGACAATGGCGTACCCACCTACCAGCTCAGTTATAAGCAAAAAGAAGTTATAAAATCCAGCAAATTGGGTCTGGAAACAAAAGACGTTCCCTCCTTTATGGACGGGTTTACAGTTGCCAAAACGGAGCAAAACACCTTTGATGAATCGTGGAACCCGGTTTGGGGCGAGCAAAAAAGCATCCGTAACCATTATAATGAATTGCTGGTTACCCTAACCCAAAAGGCAGTTCAGGACAGGATGATCCGCATTCGTTTCCGGTTGTTTAATGATGGTCTGGGTTTCAGGTATGAATTTCCGTCGCAAAAAAATCTGAACTACTTTATTATCAAGGAAGAGCATACCCAATTCGCTTTAACTGGCGATCATAAAGCGTTCTGGCTGCCCGGCGATTTTGATACACAGGAATACGAAACGGTAACTTCTAACCTGTCTGAGATACGGGATAAAATGAAAGCGGCGGTTACACCCAATGTATCGCAAACCACTTTTTCGCCAACTGGCGTACAAACGCCGTTGATGCTTAAAAGTAAGGACGGTCTGTATATCAACATACACGAGGCCGCGTTGATTGATTATTCCTGCATGTCGTTAAATCTTGACGATAAGAATTTTGTGCTGGAATCTTTTTTAACACCGGATGCCATTGGCGATAAAGGCTATCTGCAGGCCCCCACACAATCGCCTTGGCGTACTATAGTGGTGAGCGATAAGGCTGCCGATATACTTGCATCCAAACTCATTTTAAACCTGAACGAGCCTACTAAATACAAAGATGTGTCATGGATAAAGCCCGTTAAATATGTGGGTGTATGGTGGGAAATGATCACCGGAAAAAGTACCTGGGCCTATACCGATCTGGAAAACGTACAGCTGGGCATAACCGATTATTCAAAAACCACCCCCAACGGCAAACATGGCGCTAATACACAACATGTAAAGGAATATATTGACTTTGCTGCTAAAAATGGTTTTGATGCTGTACTGGTTGAAGGCTGGAACCAGGGCTGGGAAGACTGGTTTGGCAAAACTAAAGATTATGTATTTGATTTTGTAACCCCTTACCCAGATTTTGATGTAAAGGAATTGCATCGCTATGCCGCTGAAAAGGGCGTGAAGATTATTATGCACCACGAAACATCCGGCTCGGTACGTAATTATGAGCGCCACCTGGATACTGCCTATAAATTTATGGTAGAAAATGGCTACAATGCTGTTAAAAGCGGCTATGTGGGCCAGATCATTCCCCGTGGTGAACACCATTACGGGCAATGGCTGGTAAATCACTACCTGTACGCCATTACGAAAGCGGCCGAATATAAAATTATGGTTAACGCACACGAGGCTATCAGACCAACAGGATTGAGCCGTACTTATCCTAACCTTATTGGTAACGAATCTGCCCGCGGAACGGAATATGAAGCATTCGGAGGGAACAATCCGGATCATACCACTATACTGCCTTTCACCAGGCTGATGGGCGGACCTATGGATTATACTCCAGGCATATTTGAAACACAGGTTAGCGCTTACAATCCCGAAAATAAATCATTTGTGCATACTACACTGGTGCATCAGCTGGCGCTGTATGTAACTATGTACAGTCCGCTGCAAATGGCTGCCGACCTGCCCGAAACTTATAATAAATACATGGATGCCTTTCAGTTTATAAAAGATGTGGCCGTTGACTGGGACGAAACCTATATACTGGAAGCAGAGCCCGGAGATTATATTACCATTGCCCGTAAAGCCAAGAATAAGGAGGAATGGTACATCGGCAGTATCACGGATGAGAACGCCCGTACCGCCAATATCACTTTTGAATATTTGCCCAAAGGCAAAACCTATGAGGCAACCATATATGCCGACGGTAAAAACGCCAGTTATGATAAAAACCCTAAAAGCTATGCTATCCGCAAGGTTAAGGTAACATCTAAAACAGTATTGAAGCAATTTATAGCGCCGGGAGGAGGTGCCGCTATCAGTATTAAATAA
- the modB gene encoding molybdate ABC transporter permease subunit: MDLSPIWLTLKLAGITTLVLLLIGLPFAWWLSRGRSFFKIIVEAIITMPLVLPPSVLGFYLLLAFSPQYGIGKWLQHTFNVQFVFSFQGLVLASVIYSIPFMVGPVKSALQQLPKALSEASYTLGKTEWQTFRYVLLPNIKPSLLTATILTFAHTLGEFGVVLMIGGSIPGVTRVASIAVYDSVERRDYDMANNYSLILFVITFVLVMAVFVFNKYQAKSPLE; encoded by the coding sequence ATGGATCTTTCACCAATTTGGCTTACCTTAAAATTAGCGGGCATTACCACCCTGGTGTTGTTGCTTATCGGCTTGCCGTTTGCCTGGTGGCTTTCAAGGGGAAGATCATTTTTTAAGATTATTGTAGAGGCCATTATCACCATGCCTTTGGTACTGCCGCCATCGGTGCTGGGTTTTTATTTGTTGCTAGCTTTTAGTCCGCAGTATGGTATTGGCAAATGGTTGCAGCATACATTTAATGTGCAGTTTGTATTCTCCTTCCAGGGCCTGGTGCTGGCATCGGTAATTTACAGCATACCTTTTATGGTTGGCCCGGTAAAATCGGCCCTGCAGCAGTTGCCCAAAGCGCTGTCCGAGGCATCATACACCCTTGGTAAAACAGAATGGCAAACATTCAGATATGTGCTATTACCCAATATTAAACCGTCGTTACTAACAGCCACTATACTCACTTTTGCGCACACCTTGGGCGAATTTGGCGTGGTATTAATGATTGGCGGCAGTATACCGGGAGTAACAAGAGTTGCATCCATTGCTGTGTATGATTCGGTTGAGCGGCGCGATTACGATATGGCCAATAATTACTCGCTTATACTATTTGTTATTACGTTTGTATTGGTAATGGCTGTTTTTGTGTTTAACAAATACCAGGCAAAAAGCCCCTTGGAATGA
- a CDS encoding serine hydrolase → MKRSLLFVLLNFFVVSFALAQQQPAFIEKDLDNYINQGIKDWNVPGLAIAIIKDGKVVVMKGYGVRDIKTKEPVDENTLFMIASNSKLFTGTALAQLDAAKKLSLDDKITKYFPDYSVYDTNTTALLTIKDLLGHHLGTKTFQGDFTFWNTTLSRQQIIDKMKLLKPSMEFRQSYGYCNSCFLTAGQVIQQVTGKPWESYVQDSLLTPLGMTNTYPLSTGIASRKEVSKPYTNSFTGKMTELPYDNVDNLAPAGSIVSCVKDVAKWLTMQLDSGKYEGKQIVSWKALQKTRDQNTIVSSRKSLVLPMHFRGYGLGVFEADYNGKQIFWHTGGADGFVTNTCFVPEEKLAITILTNNDNQSFFEVLRYQILDAYLGVPYVDRSKAFLKAFAEDNDETIKKTNAMQARVKGASPELPLKAYAGQYQNTLYGPIEVSVNKKNLFIKFNLHKELTANLQYMDNGEWLLTYNNAAYGIFPLKFKIENNKIISNEIKVNDGLEYDPYLFVKQN, encoded by the coding sequence ATGAAGAGATCATTACTATTTGTACTATTAAACTTTTTCGTGGTTTCATTTGCCCTCGCGCAGCAACAACCGGCGTTTATTGAAAAAGATCTGGATAACTATATTAACCAGGGTATTAAAGATTGGAATGTGCCAGGTTTGGCCATAGCCATTATTAAAGATGGCAAGGTGGTTGTGATGAAGGGCTACGGTGTTCGGGACATCAAAACCAAAGAACCGGTTGATGAAAACACGCTGTTTATGATTGCCAGCAACAGCAAACTTTTTACAGGTACGGCACTTGCTCAGCTGGATGCAGCCAAAAAGTTATCGCTTGATGATAAGATCACTAAATATTTCCCCGATTATTCAGTATATGATACCAACACTACCGCACTATTAACCATAAAAGACCTGCTGGGCCATCACTTAGGTACCAAAACTTTTCAGGGCGATTTTACTTTCTGGAACACTACCTTGTCGCGTCAGCAAATTATTGATAAAATGAAGCTGCTGAAACCATCTATGGAGTTCAGGCAGAGCTACGGCTATTGCAATAGCTGCTTTTTAACCGCGGGGCAGGTAATACAGCAGGTTACCGGCAAGCCGTGGGAAAGTTATGTTCAGGATAGTTTGCTTACCCCGCTGGGCATGACCAATACCTATCCACTTAGCACAGGCATTGCAAGCCGCAAAGAGGTTTCAAAGCCTTACACCAATTCATTCACAGGCAAAATGACTGAGCTGCCTTATGATAATGTGGATAACCTGGCACCTGCCGGCAGCATAGTAAGCTGTGTAAAAGATGTTGCGAAATGGCTCACCATGCAGCTCGACAGCGGTAAATATGAAGGCAAACAAATTGTATCGTGGAAAGCTCTTCAAAAAACCCGTGACCAGAACACCATTGTCAGTAGCAGAAAATCGTTGGTATTGCCGATGCATTTCAGGGGATACGGACTTGGTGTTTTTGAGGCCGATTATAATGGCAAGCAAATTTTCTGGCATACCGGCGGCGCCGACGGTTTTGTTACCAATACCTGTTTTGTACCCGAAGAAAAGCTGGCCATTACCATATTAACTAATAATGATAATCAGAGCTTTTTTGAAGTGTTGCGTTACCAGATATTGGATGCCTACCTGGGCGTGCCTTATGTTGACCGCAGCAAGGCATTCTTAAAAGCATTTGCCGAGGATAACGACGAAACGATAAAAAAAACCAATGCTATGCAGGCCCGTGTAAAAGGAGCTTCGCCTGAGTTGCCACTTAAGGCTTATGCCGGTCAATATCAAAATACGCTTTATGGCCCTATTGAGGTTTCGGTAAACAAAAAGAATTTGTTTATAAAGTTCAACCTGCATAAAGAACTTACCGCAAACCTGCAATATATGGATAACGGCGAATGGTTGTTAACCTATAATAACGCGGCCTATGGTATTTTCCCGTTAAAGTTTAAAATTGAAAACAACAAGATAATATCAAACGAAATTAAGGTGAACGATGGACTGGAATATGATCCATACCTGTTTGTGAAACAGAATTAA